In one window of Hyla sarda isolate aHylSar1 chromosome 1, aHylSar1.hap1, whole genome shotgun sequence DNA:
- the FUT10 gene encoding alpha-(1,3)-fucosyltransferase 10 produces the protein MIRIWGVRFWVSCLIIAFIFLLVTLQVIVELGNFEKQKVSSLVQDADQQKQSSSLLKGLHESIFYRKLEHGVGKYPIMLWWSPLTGENGRLGQCGRETCFFTINRTYLQNPMTKAILFYGTDFHTDSLPLPRKPYHEWALFHEESPKNNYKLFHGPTITLFNHTSTFSQHSHLPLTSQYLEDLQTLTSLEYFVSLQKKNVLRRKLAPVVYVQSDCDPPSDRDTYVQELMKYIPVDSYGECLHNRDLPPQVNNPSFMDDTQFYHILAQYKFILAFENAVCEDYITEKLWRPLKLGCVPIYYGATNIEDWLPSNKSVIIVGKYAHPRELAQYINLLDRNDGLYMEYLEWKVQGHISNNHLIHAIKDRTWGVQDVTQDNYIDAFECMVCKRVWDNIRLQQKGLHTKQWKADLKHLSCPAPKPFSFHPERSSNTSMRKLWRPSFEQSKKEAKALRLLVNRNRNFTSQEFWNLVFKD, from the exons ATGATTAGAATCTGGGGAGTCAGATTTTGGGTCTCATGCCTTATCATAGCTTTCATCTTTCTCTTGGTAACACTCCAG GTGATAGTCGAACTGGGTAATTTTGAAAAGCAGAAAGTGAGCTCACTTGTACAAGATGCTGACCAACAGAAACAATCCAGCTCATTACTGAAGGGATTACATGAATCCATCTTCTACAGAAAACTAGAACATGGAGTGGGCAAGTACCCCATCATGCTTTGGTGGTCACCATTGACTGGTGAGAATGGACGGCTAGGGCAATGTGGAAGAGAGACCTGCTTTTTTACGATAAACAGAACATATCTTCAGAATCCCATGACAAAAGCTATTctgttttatg GCACAGATTTCCACACCGATAGCTTGCCATTGCCAAGGAAACCATACCATGAATGGGCTTTGTTTCATGAAGAGTCTCCAAAAAACAACTATAAACTGTTCCACGGACCAACCATAACTTTGTTTAACCACACATCTACATTTAGCCAACATTCCCATTTGCCTTTGACAAGCCAGTATTTGGAGGATCTTCAGACCCTTACCTCACTTGAGTACTTTGTGTCTCTACAAAAGAAGAATGTTCTGAGAAGGAAACTTGCTCCTGTAGTCTATGTGCAGTCAGACTGTGATCCTCCATCAGATCGGGACACTTACGTACAAGAACTAATGAAATATATCCCTGTAGATTCCTATGGAGAATGCTTACATAATCGAGACTTGCCTCCTCAAGTCAATAACCCATCATTTATGGACGACACCCAATTTTATCACATTCTTGCTCAGTATAAGTTTATCCTTGCATTTGAAAATGCAGTTTGTGAGGATTACATAACTGAGAAATTGTGGAGGCCATTGAAGCTGGGATGTGTTCCCATATATTATGGTGCCACTAATATTGAAGACTGGCTTCCCAGCAATAAAAGTGTTATAATTGTAGGCAAATATGCTCATCCTCGAGAACTTGCACAATACATCAACCTTCTGGACAGGAATGACGGTTTGTATATGGAGTATTTAGAGTGGAAAGTGCAAGGTCATATCAGCAACAATCACTTGATTCACGCGATCAAAGATAGAACATGGGGTGTGCAAGATGTAACACAGGACAATTATATTGATGCTTTTGAGTGCATGGTATGCAAAAGAGTGTGGGATAACATAAGACTCCAGCAAAAG ggtTTGCACACAAAGCAGTGGAAAGCGGATTTAAAACACTTGTCTTGTCCAGCCCCCAAACCATTTTCCTTTCATCCTGAACGTTCATCTAACACCAGTATGAGGAAACTGTGGAGACCCAGTTTTGAACAGTCTAAAAAAGAAGCTAAAGCTCTCAGACTTCTTGTGAACAGGAACAGAAATTTCACATCTCAAGAATTTTGGAATCTTGTTTTCAAAGATTAG